In Synechococcus sp. CC9616, the following are encoded in one genomic region:
- a CDS encoding glycosyltransferase, with translation MSPLQARVAVITPYYKEPLAVLDQCHQSVLSQTIPCLHVLVADGHPRPRINQWSAEHVRLPRSHGDIGSTPRLIGSYHAIGLGVDVVTFLDADNWYAPNHIASALAAMEQSGAAVVSTSRTLCRLDGSVMGPCPITDPEQFVDTNALVFGRAAFPLLHHWVLMPEYGHLIGDRIMLHHIKASGLPRQHLNQGSVFYRCSKEGLYRQLGEAVPDGVQPRPDYDASFKKWELDHNQTLL, from the coding sequence GTGAGTCCTTTGCAAGCGCGGGTCGCAGTGATCACGCCGTACTACAAAGAGCCTCTGGCCGTACTGGACCAGTGCCACCAGAGCGTGCTGAGCCAGACCATTCCCTGCCTGCATGTACTGGTGGCCGACGGCCATCCCCGACCTCGGATCAACCAGTGGAGCGCCGAACATGTGCGACTGCCGCGCAGCCATGGCGACATCGGCTCCACACCGCGTCTTATCGGCAGTTATCACGCCATAGGCCTTGGCGTGGACGTGGTGACCTTTCTCGATGCCGATAACTGGTACGCCCCGAACCACATTGCAAGCGCCCTGGCAGCGATGGAACAATCAGGTGCTGCGGTGGTCTCCACCAGTCGCACCCTGTGCCGCCTGGATGGAAGCGTGATGGGCCCCTGCCCCATAACCGATCCGGAGCAGTTCGTGGATACCAACGCCTTGGTGTTCGGCCGCGCAGCCTTTCCGCTGCTGCACCACTGGGTGCTGATGCCGGAGTACGGCCACCTGATCGGCGACAGAATCATGCTGCACCACATCAAAGCCTCCGGGCTGCCCCGTCAGCATCTGAACCAGGGCTCGGTGTTCTACCGCTGCAGCAAGGAGGGGCTGTACCGACAGTTGGGAGAAGCTGTTCCAGATGGGGTCCAGCCTCGACCCGACTACGACGCTTCATTCAAAAAATGGGAACTTGACCACAATCAAACATTGTTATGA
- a CDS encoding sulfotransferase family 2 domain-containing protein: MIIDHSLRLVFLHVPKCAGTNLRQAFLEAAEGRDVVSLFDFSFSQVLQRQVDLAHLPLMDLRHFPEWRFLKRYRVIACIRHPYERLASACREYLRQKSRNTEMQVRSHPPSREQLLAYLRRLPDALEAHDLRYVHGFPITWFTHYGEAAMVDHLLHCDQLANSVAELNANLNLPTSLKGQLERIAAGEGRRPAADLVELTQDPDLRAMAHLLHRDDFRTFGFDRTPAAFTDSELGERMQACQAISESHALPLTSLTPQMRWYYGRSSTRHDRVLTATRRRGGR; the protein is encoded by the coding sequence ATGATCATTGACCACAGCCTGAGGCTGGTGTTCCTGCACGTTCCGAAATGTGCTGGAACCAACCTGCGGCAGGCGTTTCTCGAGGCTGCCGAGGGACGGGATGTGGTGAGCCTGTTCGATTTCAGCTTCAGCCAGGTTCTGCAACGCCAGGTGGATCTCGCCCACCTTCCCTTGATGGATCTGCGTCATTTCCCGGAGTGGCGCTTCCTCAAGCGCTACCGGGTGATCGCCTGCATCCGTCACCCCTATGAGCGTCTGGCCTCGGCCTGCCGTGAATACCTGCGCCAGAAGAGCCGCAACACCGAGATGCAGGTACGCAGCCACCCCCCCAGCCGGGAGCAACTGCTGGCTTACCTACGCCGGCTTCCCGATGCGCTGGAGGCCCACGATCTGCGCTATGTGCACGGCTTCCCAATCACCTGGTTCACCCACTACGGCGAAGCGGCGATGGTGGATCACCTATTGCACTGCGATCAACTGGCCAACAGCGTTGCTGAGCTCAACGCAAATCTGAACCTGCCCACCAGCCTCAAGGGCCAACTGGAACGCATTGCTGCTGGGGAGGGACGCCGGCCGGCCGCTGATCTAGTCGAACTGACTCAGGACCCTGATCTCCGGGCCATGGCCCACCTGCTGCATCGCGATGACTTCCGCACCTTCGGCTTCGACCGCACACCGGCAGCCTTCACAGATTCAGAACTGGGGGAGCGCATGCAGGCCTGTCAGGCGATCAGCGAGTCCCATGCACTGCCGCTGACCAGCCTGACGCCCCAGATGCGCTGGTACTACGGCCGCAGCAGCACCAGACACGATCGGGTGCTGACGGCCACGCGACGCAGAGGAGGTCGGTGA
- a CDS encoding sulfatase: MGNPTGNNLLIISFDQWRGDWGNPLKPVIKLPTYEKIAENGIILTRCYTNSPQCVPARFSWITGLEPSQTCITKNEDVSLPSDAPSIIRDLQKNGWYTSIVGKTHWSSHNKPRDIRVTKRLIHQLGFDDVLEIPGPRALRTIDCKITDHWKEEGYLEMQRKDLYRRYCGIEKALAWKRNETILPNYLYPDIWLANQAVEKIEKLPERSPWLLWVSFVGPHEPFDTPHPWRGINKSNNLPAVIEKRLWINALNHECQLKESEQKWKDLLTKQDIKELREDYADHLCLLDEQINKLINTLNKRPDSDNTTILVMSDHGEMLGDGNMLYKGTFLESSIRVPFILKQANSNKRSIQIKKPINLTGAFKSIILGLQKNNPSKSLRVYCRKRQNVVVEYNKERLYIHGNRKICTNSHGNILWATNIKKDPNEEINIAKSQKFQNNKKWHIIQEKAKKEDLKRARPEWIWRDLLKNSYDQI; encoded by the coding sequence GTGGGAAATCCAACTGGAAACAATTTGCTAATTATAAGCTTTGACCAATGGAGAGGGGACTGGGGCAATCCGCTAAAGCCTGTTATTAAACTGCCAACATATGAAAAGATTGCAGAAAATGGAATTATACTTACGAGATGTTACACAAATAGCCCCCAGTGCGTACCAGCAAGATTTAGTTGGATTACTGGTTTAGAGCCAAGCCAAACTTGCATCACTAAAAATGAGGACGTCAGTCTTCCAAGTGATGCGCCATCTATCATTCGAGACCTACAGAAAAATGGGTGGTATACAAGTATTGTTGGCAAAACTCATTGGTCAAGTCATAACAAACCAAGAGATATAAGAGTTACAAAAAGACTCATACATCAACTAGGTTTTGACGATGTCCTCGAAATTCCAGGGCCAAGAGCCCTTAGAACTATAGATTGCAAAATAACTGATCATTGGAAAGAGGAGGGATATCTTGAAATGCAAAGAAAAGATTTGTACAGAAGATATTGCGGGATTGAAAAAGCACTTGCATGGAAAAGAAACGAGACAATATTACCAAACTATCTTTACCCAGACATTTGGTTAGCTAATCAAGCAGTTGAAAAAATTGAGAAGCTGCCAGAAAGAAGTCCATGGTTGCTCTGGGTAAGCTTCGTAGGACCACATGAACCGTTTGACACACCACATCCATGGCGAGGAATCAATAAAAGTAATAATCTTCCGGCCGTAATAGAAAAAAGACTATGGATCAATGCGCTTAACCATGAATGCCAACTTAAAGAAAGCGAACAAAAATGGAAAGACTTATTGACAAAGCAAGATATTAAAGAACTAAGAGAAGATTACGCAGATCACCTATGTTTACTAGACGAACAAATAAACAAACTAATTAATACATTGAATAAAAGACCTGACTCGGACAATACGACAATTCTAGTGATGTCAGACCATGGCGAAATGCTTGGAGATGGAAATATGCTTTACAAAGGTACTTTTCTTGAGAGCTCAATCCGAGTACCGTTTATATTAAAACAGGCCAACTCAAATAAGAGAAGCATACAAATAAAGAAACCAATTAACCTCACGGGAGCCTTTAAAAGCATAATATTAGGACTCCAAAAGAATAATCCGAGCAAGAGTCTTAGGGTATATTGCAGAAAGCGACAAAATGTAGTTGTAGAATATAACAAAGAAAGACTTTATATACATGGAAACCGAAAAATTTGCACTAATTCGCATGGAAATATACTTTGGGCAACAAACATAAAAAAAGATCCAAACGAAGAAATTAATATCGCTAAATCTCAAAAATTTCAAAATAACAAAAAATGGCATATAATTCAAGAAAAAGCGAAAAAAGAAGATTTGAAAAGAGCACGACCTGAATGGATATGGAGAGATTTACTTAAAAATTCATACGATCAAATTTAG
- a CDS encoding glycosyltransferase domain-containing protein, with translation MKFRIVSAHFGSKKPWDITPQSKHNFSFKYYDDNNTHSREMAMHTRLKSKIPKMLEWRFHKADWYIWMDSSIRINPQSDLPEEVLKTSQGAPLCLFKHPSLHTIEEEAQVITRKTRPDLPYFYERFKGEPINQQINSYLADSNFNDNALFQMTFFAYHYSARYLMQEWFLQNCIFTIKDQLSFPYVLTKSKLKYSLFSGSVANNHMFKWDWKSREQLPRR, from the coding sequence ATGAAGTTTCGTATTGTATCTGCCCATTTCGGCTCAAAAAAACCTTGGGACATCACACCTCAATCTAAACATAATTTTTCCTTCAAATATTATGATGACAACAATACGCATAGCAGAGAGATGGCCATGCATACAAGGTTGAAATCAAAAATACCCAAAATGCTCGAATGGCGCTTTCACAAAGCCGACTGGTATATCTGGATGGATTCATCTATCAGAATCAATCCACAGAGCGACTTGCCGGAAGAAGTCCTTAAAACATCTCAAGGGGCACCATTATGTTTGTTCAAGCATCCATCGCTCCACACCATTGAAGAAGAAGCTCAAGTTATTACTCGAAAAACCAGACCTGATCTACCCTACTTCTATGAACGTTTTAAGGGCGAACCGATCAATCAACAAATCAATAGCTACCTTGCAGACTCAAATTTTAACGACAATGCACTTTTTCAGATGACCTTTTTTGCATATCACTACTCAGCGCGCTACTTGATGCAAGAATGGTTTCTTCAGAATTGTATATTCACGATAAAAGATCAACTCTCATTCCCCTACGTCTTGACAAAATCAAAATTAAAATATTCACTATTTTCCGGAAGCGTCGCCAACAATCATATGTTCAAATGGGATTGGAAATCGAGAGAGCAACTGCCTAGAAGATAG
- a CDS encoding sulfotransferase yields MTEKSHLPHFLGLGTQKGGTTTLHQLLASHPQVFLPACKEVHYFDLNHKRPVEWYAHHFDKAGKDQHCGEITPFYLYHPEAPRRIKALLPNVKLIVLLRDPVERALSQVFHARKRGFERLEPADALKAECKRLATKDPYSLQKHSYLSRSLYLEQLDRYEALFPSEQLLVMKSETFFEDPSGSWDNLQSFLELQPQKYQTNMAKANAGEPEGKTIDQLLRDILRKKLLATAIGVQKRYGFGWDWANKLK; encoded by the coding sequence ATGACCGAGAAAAGCCATCTTCCCCACTTCCTCGGCCTTGGCACCCAGAAGGGCGGAACCACCACGCTGCATCAGCTGCTGGCATCACACCCACAGGTGTTTTTGCCTGCATGCAAGGAAGTGCATTATTTCGATCTAAATCACAAGCGACCAGTCGAGTGGTACGCACACCACTTCGATAAAGCTGGTAAAGATCAACACTGTGGGGAAATCACCCCATTTTATCTGTACCACCCCGAGGCGCCGAGGAGAATCAAAGCATTGCTACCAAACGTGAAGCTGATCGTTTTGCTCAGGGACCCAGTGGAAAGGGCACTCTCTCAGGTATTCCATGCCCGCAAACGGGGGTTTGAGAGGTTGGAGCCTGCAGATGCGTTAAAGGCTGAGTGTAAACGGCTAGCAACAAAAGATCCCTATAGTCTGCAAAAACACAGCTATCTAAGTCGCAGTCTTTATCTCGAGCAACTAGATCGATACGAGGCACTGTTCCCCTCTGAACAGTTGTTGGTCATGAAAAGCGAGACATTCTTTGAGGACCCCAGTGGTAGTTGGGATAACTTGCAGAGCTTCCTCGAATTACAGCCTCAGAAGTATCAAACAAACATGGCAAAGGCGAATGCGGGCGAGCCGGAGGGAAAAACTATTGATCAGTTATTACGTGATATTCTACGAAAAAAATTGTTAGCCACTGCCATTGGCGTACAAAAACGCTATGGATTTGGCTGGGATTGGGCAAACAAATTGAAATAG
- the secA gene encoding preprotein translocase subunit SecA has protein sequence MLKLLLGDPNARKLKRYQPIVTDVNVLEEDIAPLSDDDLRSRTLGFRERLANAGTLENQRPVLDEILPEAFAIVREAGKRVLGMRHFDVQLIGGMVLHEGQIAEMKTGEGKTLVATLPSFLNALTGRGVHVVTVNDYLARRDAEWMGQVHRFLGLSVGLIQQDMRPEERRRNYGCDITYATNSELGFDYLRDNMAASISEVVQRQFQYCVIDEVDSILIDEARTPLIISGQVERPQEKYQQASQVAEALERSAEMGKDGIDPEGDYEVDEKQRSCTLTDEGYAKAEQMLGVQDLFDPQDPWAHYITNALKAKELFTKDVNYIVRDGEAVIVDEFTGRVMPGRRWSDGQHQAIEAKEALPIQPETQTLASITYQNFFLLYPRLAGMTGTAKTEEVEFEKTYKLQTTIVPTNRVRARQDWADQVYKTETAKWRAVASETAEIHKKGRPVLVGTTSVEKSELLSSLLAEQDVPHNLLNAKPENVERESEIVAQAGRAGAVTIATNMAGRGTDIILGGNSDYMARLKLREVLLPRLVLPEEGHKPPVPLQRSAAAGFADAPAAIAPARVSDSLFPCQLADDTDQALGALARDLVKAWGDRALSVIELEERIATAAEKAPTQDAEIQALREAIARVKAEYDAVVKQEEERVREAGGLHVIGTERHESRRVDNQLRGRAGRQGDPGSTRFFLSLGDNLLRIFGGDRVAGLMNAFRVEEDMPIESGMLTRSLEGAQKKVETYYYDIRKQVFEYDEVMNNQRRAVYSERRRVLDGRALKKQVIGYGERTMNEIVEAYVNPDLPPEEWDLDQLVGKVKEFIYLLDDLNSDQVHGLGIEELKAFLQEQLRNAYDLKEGQIEQQRPGLMREAERFFILQQIDTLWREHLQAMDALRESVGLRGYGQKDPLIEYKNEGYDMFLEMMTNMRRNVIYSMFMFQPSTSK, from the coding sequence ATGCTCAAGCTCCTGCTGGGTGATCCCAATGCCCGCAAGCTGAAGCGCTACCAGCCGATTGTGACTGATGTCAACGTCCTGGAAGAGGACATTGCACCCCTCAGCGACGACGATCTGCGCTCAAGAACACTTGGGTTCCGGGAGCGGTTGGCAAATGCAGGCACCTTGGAGAACCAGCGTCCTGTGCTGGACGAGATCCTCCCTGAGGCCTTCGCCATTGTTCGGGAAGCCGGCAAGAGGGTGCTGGGCATGCGCCATTTCGACGTTCAGTTGATCGGCGGCATGGTGCTGCACGAGGGCCAGATCGCTGAGATGAAAACCGGCGAAGGAAAAACGCTGGTGGCCACCTTGCCGAGTTTTCTGAATGCCCTGACGGGGCGAGGCGTTCACGTGGTGACGGTGAACGACTATCTGGCACGTCGTGATGCCGAGTGGATGGGGCAGGTCCACCGTTTTCTCGGCCTGTCTGTCGGTCTCATCCAGCAGGATATGCGTCCTGAGGAGCGCCGCCGCAACTACGGCTGTGACATCACCTATGCCACCAACTCAGAGCTGGGGTTCGATTACCTGCGGGACAATATGGCTGCCAGTATTTCGGAGGTGGTGCAGCGTCAGTTCCAGTACTGCGTGATCGACGAGGTCGATTCGATCCTGATCGATGAGGCCCGTACGCCGCTGATTATCTCTGGACAGGTGGAGCGTCCCCAGGAGAAGTATCAGCAGGCTTCCCAGGTCGCCGAGGCTCTCGAGCGCTCCGCGGAGATGGGCAAGGACGGGATTGACCCGGAGGGTGATTACGAGGTGGATGAGAAGCAACGCAGCTGCACACTCACCGATGAGGGTTACGCCAAGGCCGAGCAGATGCTTGGAGTGCAGGATCTGTTCGATCCTCAGGACCCATGGGCGCACTACATCACCAATGCACTCAAGGCGAAGGAGCTGTTCACGAAGGATGTGAACTACATCGTTCGCGATGGCGAGGCCGTGATTGTGGATGAATTCACCGGTCGGGTGATGCCCGGGCGCCGATGGAGTGATGGTCAGCACCAGGCGATCGAGGCCAAGGAAGCCTTGCCGATTCAGCCGGAAACCCAGACCCTCGCCTCCATCACGTATCAGAACTTCTTCCTGCTCTATCCACGTCTGGCCGGTATGACCGGCACCGCCAAGACGGAGGAAGTGGAGTTCGAGAAGACTTACAAACTGCAAACCACGATCGTTCCCACCAACCGCGTGCGGGCGCGCCAGGACTGGGCCGATCAGGTTTATAAAACCGAAACGGCCAAGTGGCGCGCGGTAGCCAGTGAAACCGCTGAGATTCACAAGAAGGGTCGGCCCGTTTTGGTGGGGACCACGTCTGTTGAAAAAAGTGAGCTGCTCAGTTCGCTCTTGGCTGAGCAGGACGTCCCCCACAATCTGCTCAACGCTAAGCCCGAGAACGTCGAGAGGGAGTCGGAGATCGTTGCCCAGGCCGGCCGAGCTGGTGCAGTGACCATCGCCACCAACATGGCTGGGCGTGGCACCGACATCATTCTCGGTGGCAACAGCGATTACATGGCTCGTCTCAAGCTGCGGGAAGTGTTGCTCCCTCGTCTGGTTCTCCCGGAAGAGGGCCACAAGCCGCCTGTTCCGCTGCAACGCAGCGCCGCTGCCGGTTTTGCAGACGCCCCAGCAGCGATCGCCCCAGCCCGTGTCAGCGACAGTCTTTTCCCCTGTCAGCTGGCGGATGACACCGATCAGGCCCTGGGTGCGCTGGCGCGCGATCTGGTGAAGGCCTGGGGAGATCGAGCGCTTTCGGTAATTGAACTGGAAGAGCGCATCGCCACTGCCGCTGAGAAAGCGCCCACCCAGGATGCAGAGATCCAGGCCCTGAGAGAGGCGATCGCCCGGGTGAAAGCGGAATACGACGCTGTGGTCAAACAGGAGGAGGAACGGGTGCGTGAGGCAGGTGGCCTGCATGTGATCGGCACCGAACGGCATGAATCCCGCAGGGTCGATAACCAGCTGCGGGGCCGGGCCGGGCGTCAGGGTGATCCTGGGTCGACCCGATTCTTCCTGTCGCTAGGCGACAACCTCTTGCGAATTTTCGGGGGAGATCGCGTCGCCGGTTTGATGAATGCTTTCCGGGTGGAGGAGGACATGCCAATCGAGTCCGGCATGTTGACGCGCTCCCTGGAAGGGGCTCAGAAAAAGGTTGAGACGTACTACTACGACATCCGCAAACAGGTGTTCGAGTACGACGAGGTGATGAACAATCAGCGCCGGGCGGTCTACTCAGAGCGGCGCCGGGTGCTGGACGGCAGAGCCTTGAAAAAACAGGTGATCGGTTATGGCGAACGCACGATGAATGAGATCGTGGAGGCCTATGTGAATCCCGATCTGCCTCCGGAGGAATGGGATCTCGATCAGCTGGTGGGCAAGGTGAAGGAGTTCATATATCTGCTGGACGATCTCAACTCTGATCAGGTGCATGGGCTCGGCATCGAGGAGCTGAAGGCATTCCTGCAGGAACAGTTGCGCAATGCCTACGACCTCAAGGAGGGCCAGATCGAACAGCAGCGCCCCGGCCTGATGCGTGAAGCGGAGCGTTTCTTCATCCTTCAACAGATCGATACGCTTTGGCGTGAACATCTGCAGGCCATGGATGCCTTGCGCGAGTCGGTGGGTTTGCGCGGTTACGGCCAGAAAGACCCGTTGATTGAGTATAAAAACGAGGGTTACGATATGTTCCTGGAAATGATGACCAACATGCGCCGAAATGTGATCTATTCGATGTTTATGTTCCAGCCATCCACGTCAAAATAG
- a CDS encoding glycosyltransferase produces the protein MRRFWLGLHQDVTRPLGGVKQMHRLGEVIEELGYQATLIQEDANFHPGWFSSKLPTISYDKWLNRGGFTSIEDVLILPETFINSPLLLRDDLCKVIFNQNVSYSFGTPSFPDNVFPSPDNIVSLYHSDLISKILCVSRSDQLFLRSAFGLAESRVGLIINAVESNLFFPHKRKKLQVAFMPRKNSHDCKAVISLLKRHSWFKGWSVCPITNCTQDQVSKLMKDSLIFLSFGHPEGFGLPVAEALSCGCYVIGYSGLGGRELFRHSSSFNASNEIMVGDWLGFLSAIKSFIDQFNADPNSVFKNLLLCSKSVRKTYSFDAMKRSVDAAFAGIVR, from the coding sequence ATGAGACGATTTTGGTTAGGCTTGCATCAGGACGTAACTCGGCCTCTGGGAGGTGTAAAGCAGATGCATAGGTTAGGGGAGGTTATTGAGGAATTGGGTTATCAAGCTACACTTATTCAAGAAGATGCAAATTTTCACCCAGGTTGGTTTAGTAGTAAATTGCCAACCATTTCCTATGACAAATGGTTGAACAGAGGTGGATTTACGTCAATTGAAGATGTTCTAATTTTGCCTGAGACATTCATCAATTCACCTTTATTGTTACGAGACGACTTATGTAAGGTAATATTTAATCAAAATGTATCCTACAGCTTCGGCACGCCAAGTTTTCCAGATAACGTTTTTCCGTCGCCAGATAATATTGTTAGTTTGTATCACTCGGATTTAATCTCCAAGATTTTATGTGTTTCTCGTTCTGATCAGCTATTTCTTCGTTCTGCCTTCGGTCTGGCCGAATCGCGTGTAGGTTTGATTATTAATGCAGTAGAAAGTAATCTATTTTTTCCACATAAGCGTAAGAAGCTTCAGGTAGCTTTTATGCCAAGAAAGAATTCCCATGATTGTAAGGCTGTTATATCTTTGCTTAAGCGTCATTCCTGGTTTAAGGGCTGGTCTGTTTGCCCAATTACAAACTGTACGCAAGATCAGGTTTCCAAGCTCATGAAGGATTCTCTGATCTTTCTATCATTTGGACATCCCGAAGGATTTGGCTTGCCGGTGGCTGAGGCTTTATCTTGCGGATGTTATGTAATTGGGTATTCGGGCTTAGGCGGTCGTGAACTATTTAGACACTCATCTTCTTTTAATGCATCCAATGAGATCATGGTTGGTGATTGGCTTGGGTTCCTTTCGGCTATCAAGTCTTTTATTGATCAATTTAATGCAGATCCAAATTCTGTCTTCAAAAATTTACTACTTTGTTCTAAATCTGTACGAAAAACCTATAGTTTTGATGCCATGAAGCGTAGTGTCGATGCCGCATTTGCAGGAATCGTTAGATAA
- a CDS encoding glycosyltransferase family 2 protein, producing MIATDNGSVDGSLEILQRYEQRGRLRLLQEPDHTHDQAVWVTRMARMAAREFNANWVINGDADEFWYPMRGSLQATLMAIPEEIKAISVDRSNFLPPPRDAEDQRPFHERQTLRERQSCNSLGEPLPPKVIHRAHPRVEISDGNHSASVNGKPLPAPASEELEILHLPIRSYQQFERKIRQGAEALERNERLDPGIGHSWRSLYRNHLRAGTLPQYYDGLRPDAQSLAAQLASGALIEDTRLQQALQARPWWRLW from the coding sequence ATCATCGCCACCGACAACGGTTCGGTGGACGGCAGCCTGGAGATCCTGCAGCGGTATGAACAGCGCGGTCGCCTGCGGCTGCTGCAGGAGCCTGACCACACCCACGACCAGGCCGTCTGGGTGACCCGCATGGCACGTATGGCCGCCCGAGAGTTCAACGCCAACTGGGTGATCAACGGCGATGCCGATGAATTCTGGTACCCAATGAGGGGATCCCTTCAGGCCACATTGATGGCGATCCCCGAGGAAATAAAGGCGATCAGCGTTGATCGCAGCAACTTCCTGCCGCCGCCTCGGGATGCCGAAGATCAACGCCCCTTCCACGAGCGCCAAACCCTGCGAGAGCGCCAATCCTGCAACAGCCTTGGTGAGCCGCTACCCCCAAAGGTGATCCACCGCGCCCACCCCAGGGTGGAGATCAGCGACGGAAACCACAGCGCCAGCGTTAATGGCAAACCCCTGCCAGCACCGGCCAGCGAGGAGCTCGAAATCCTGCACCTGCCGATCCGCAGCTACCAGCAGTTCGAGCGCAAGATCCGGCAGGGAGCCGAAGCGCTGGAGCGCAACGAACGCCTGGATCCAGGCATCGGCCACAGTTGGCGCAGCTTGTACCGCAACCATCTGCGGGCCGGGACTCTGCCTCAGTACTACGACGGCCTGCGGCCGGATGCGCAAAGCCTGGCTGCCCAGCTGGCCAGTGGCGCGCTGATCGAGGACACCCGTCTTCAGCAAGCCCTGCAAGCCCGCCCCTGGTGGCGCTTGTGGTGA
- a CDS encoding M48 family metallopeptidase, with amino-acid sequence MYDSFLDKFKKGYYSEVIRLADENNIQPGNDPRTSNIVAASHFSIGQFTEALEILGELESSLGDDEGYLGLYGAALRRVGNYKSSENIFERALSISPTSHSLRNNYANLLIDMHEFSKAEAILLKLLKENPEYEDAKENSKRLDAVRSLFSKANSSNANIASSDSVSDNTLPSQKAILDPLMRAFSRDEVKNHGRLAPPPDLKKAASSSDSRAIGLEKLKLAQVAVKESNYDYALSLCSQTHQEIGVESLIYDCASDGYIPKNKFLEAEICILHSIILAQPTMKHYINLVSLASMRGDIQLAEVYLQKAICLDSTHSSLGKLKDFLHKRKSELKSTPFQFELQWASSKLQLHKAELNVT; translated from the coding sequence ATGTACGATTCTTTTCTGGACAAGTTTAAAAAAGGTTATTATAGTGAAGTAATTAGACTTGCCGATGAAAATAATATTCAACCAGGTAATGATCCGAGAACTTCTAACATAGTTGCAGCTTCTCATTTTTCTATTGGCCAGTTTACAGAGGCATTAGAAATATTAGGTGAGTTAGAATCAAGTCTTGGTGATGATGAAGGTTATCTTGGTTTATATGGTGCTGCCTTGAGGAGAGTTGGCAATTATAAATCTTCTGAAAATATTTTTGAGCGTGCTCTTTCTATATCTCCTACAAGTCATTCGCTTAGAAATAATTACGCAAATTTGTTGATTGATATGCACGAATTTTCAAAAGCTGAAGCAATTCTCTTAAAATTATTAAAAGAGAATCCTGAATACGAAGACGCCAAGGAGAATTCAAAGCGTCTCGATGCAGTTCGTTCGCTTTTTTCAAAAGCAAATAGTTCTAACGCTAATATTGCTAGTTCCGATTCTGTTTCTGATAATACATTGCCATCGCAAAAGGCTATACTTGATCCACTCATGAGAGCATTTTCACGCGATGAAGTTAAAAATCACGGGCGATTAGCGCCTCCTCCGGATTTAAAGAAAGCAGCATCATCTTCGGATTCTCGCGCAATTGGTTTGGAAAAGCTTAAATTAGCGCAGGTTGCTGTTAAAGAATCTAATTATGATTATGCACTTTCGCTATGTTCACAAACACATCAAGAAATTGGTGTAGAATCACTGATTTATGATTGTGCTTCTGATGGTTACATCCCTAAAAATAAATTTTTAGAAGCAGAGATATGTATATTGCATTCTATAATTTTAGCTCAGCCAACCATGAAACATTATATTAATTTAGTTAGCCTTGCCTCTATGCGTGGTGACATTCAATTGGCAGAAGTATATCTTCAAAAGGCTATATGCTTAGATTCAACTCATAGTAGCTTAGGTAAATTAAAGGATTTTCTCCATAAACGAAAATCTGAGCTTAAATCTACCCCTTTTCAATTTGAGCTTCAATGGGCTTCTTCAAAATTGCAATTACATAAAGCTGAACTTAACGTCACATGA